The genomic segment CTGCCTGCCCATTTCGAATAGGAGGACCAGCAGCAGGCATAACTGGATTTTTCAATTGAATACCACAAAATTGTGTAGATAGATTTACCATTTTATCACCTCTTTTAATATTCTATAAAATTTTTTAATTACCTGCCGATTTTTTATTTAATTCACGAAGAATTTTTTCTGGAGTGGCCGGAAGCTCTTTAATTCGCACTCCACAGGCATTATATATTGCATTGATGATAGCAGGAGCAGTAGCAATAGTTGCTGGTTCACCAATTCCTTTGGCACCAAATGGTCCAAGGGGTTCCTCATCCTCCACAATTACTGTCTCAATCCGTGGAACATCTAAAGCTGTAGGAATTAGATAGGTAGAAAAATCAGGATTTAAAAGAAATCCTTCTTCATCAAAGATAACTTCTTCCATTAAAGCCATTCCCATCCCCATTGCCGTACCGCCTTCAATCTGACCTTCCACATTTTGGGGATGAATAGCCTGCCCTACATCAGGAACAGTCACAAATCGTAACACTTCAACCTGACCCGTTTCTGTGTCTACTTCTACTTCTGCAATCTGAGTTACAAATGTATAGGACATATAAACCCGTTCACCCTGGCCTGTCTCTGGGTCAGGCGGTGTAGTGATGGGGAAATAACAAGCTTCTGCTTCCAGCTTTTCTCCTTTACTTTCTGCAATTCTGGCTAGCTCAGCAAAACTGATTTTATCCTCTTCTGCACCATGAGGAACTACATACCCTCCATCCAGATATAGTTCAGGATAGGTTTTCTTAAAGACCTTAACTGCCAGATCATTAATCTGCCCTTTAAGCATTTGGGCAGCATTTTTTACTGCATTTCCGGTAAAGAAAGTCTGACGGGTAGCAGAAGTAGAACCTGAATTTTTGGTAATGGCAGTATCTCCACCCACAAGGTCAATCATATCCACCGGGACTGAGAGAACTTCAGCAGCAATCTGGGTAACAATCGTATGCACTCCCTGGCCCACATCGGCTGCTGCAGTCTTCAGTTCCACCCTACCGTCGGGTTTCACCCTTAACGAAGCAATAGAATGATCGGGAAATCCTTCTCCATACCCAAAACCAAACATTATTGTTGCTATCCCAACACCTCTTTTTTTCACTTTATAACACCCCCTTGTCTTTCAAAAGCTTCTACTGCTTTAATTATGGTCTCCTTTACTCCAACACTCGCATAAAGAACCTGACCATTGGGGGTAGTAGAACCAACCTGATAAGCATTTTTTAACCGCAATTCAATCGGATTCATTCCTAATTTTTCAGCAATAATATCCATCTGAGATTCATAAGCAAAAGCTGTCTGGGTTGCTCCAAAACCTCGCATTGCTCCAGAATAAGTATTGTTAGTATAAACTGTATAGGCTACACCGCGAACATTGGGAACATTATAAGGACCGGTGCAGTGATAAAGTCCTTTATGGACAACTGCTGGCCCGGAAGAAGCATATGCTCCGGTATCACCGATAATAGTAGCTTCCCATGCTGTTAATGTTCCATCCTTCTTTACTCCAGTTTTGAATCTAAAGATAATAGGATGGCGTTTGGAGGTAGAGATAATGGACTCTTCCCGGCTATATATAGTCTTAACTGGACGTTTAACCATCTTAGCAGCAATTGCCAGATGCAACTGAGCAATTACATCTTCCCTCTTACCAAAAGCGCCACCTATAGTTGGCTGAATAATTCGGATTTTTTCGACAGGCATCCCCAAAGCTTGAGCAACATCAACTCTAGTATCATGCAACCATTGGGTTGCAGCCCAGATCCTGATAGTTCCATCCTCATCCATAACCGCCATTCCCGCATCAGGTTGAAGTGGTACATGGTCTAAATGTTGGGTTTTGAATTCATTGTAAACAATCAAATCTGCCTCCATAAATCCCTTGACAATATCACCCTTATCCAATTTATGAACACAAACAATATTGCCATTTTCATGGATTTTGGGCGCATCTTCTTCCATGGCCCGCAACGGGTCAGTAATTACTTCTAATTTAT from the Anoxybacter fermentans genome contains:
- a CDS encoding xanthine dehydrogenase family protein molybdopterin-binding subunit — translated: MKGKVVGHSIPKVDAREKVTGQAKYATDLYMENMVHMKVLRAPYPHAIIRKIDISKALKVPGIIRIITKADLPELKNFGLIIKDQPALVGIGEKTRYLGDALALVIGEKESQVRKAIRLIDVEYDKLEVITDPLRAMEEDAPKIHENGNIVCVHKLDKGDIVKGFMEADLIVYNEFKTQHLDHVPLQPDAGMAVMDEDGTIRIWAATQWLHDTRVDVAQALGMPVEKIRIIQPTIGGAFGKREDVIAQLHLAIAAKMVKRPVKTIYSREESIISTSKRHPIIFRFKTGVKKDGTLTAWEATIIGDTGAYASSGPAVVHKGLYHCTGPYNVPNVRGVAYTVYTNNTYSGAMRGFGATQTAFAYESQMDIIAEKLGMNPIELRLKNAYQVGSTTPNGQVLYASVGVKETIIKAVEAFERQGGVIK
- a CDS encoding xanthine dehydrogenase family protein molybdopterin-binding subunit, with amino-acid sequence MKKRGVGIATIMFGFGYGEGFPDHSIASLRVKPDGRVELKTAAADVGQGVHTIVTQIAAEVLSVPVDMIDLVGGDTAITKNSGSTSATRQTFFTGNAVKNAAQMLKGQINDLAVKVFKKTYPELYLDGGYVVPHGAEEDKISFAELARIAESKGEKLEAEACYFPITTPPDPETGQGERVYMSYTFVTQIAEVEVDTETGQVEVLRFVTVPDVGQAIHPQNVEGQIEGGTAMGMGMALMEEVIFDEEGFLLNPDFSTYLIPTALDVPRIETVIVEDEEPLGPFGAKGIGEPATIATAPAIINAIYNACGVRIKELPATPEKILRELNKKSAGN